CCAGAGCACTTAACTTGCACGGTGTCTCTCAACGGATCCATACGTGTGGTTACCGCCCAAATGATATCGTGCCAATCTTGAACATTAACGTCATCATCACACAAGATAATAAACTTGATATCTGCATAGGGGGCAAAGAAATCCCACAGATGTTTCAGCAACGTTTGAGACTGACCAGCTCGCTCTTTTTTCATCGACGCAATAACAAATTGATGGTTGGCACTAGGAGGGAGATAGAGATCAACGATTTCTGGGTGTTGTTGTTTCAGCGCCAATAAGTCGCATTCAGCTATCGCGTGGCTTTCTCGCTCCGGCACTGGCGTTCGCGTTGCCAGCTCAGCCGGCCACTTTATCGTCGCATCCAGCCCCATCTTTGAACCCAGCCCTACCACTGGCGATGCAAAGTCGAGTGAATCAATCGGTGTGTTATCGATCATCAAGGTATCTTGCACAGGCTCCATATGTTCAGTCATCGCTTTGACGACCTCATTCCAATCGCGCGCGTTAACCGATTCGTCGCAAACTATCACGAACTTGGTATACATAAACTGACGCAGGAAAGACCACACACCCATCATCACCCGCTTAGCATGCCCTGGGTACTGCTTTTTCATCGTCACCACGGCCATACGATACGAGCAGCCTTCTGGCGGTAGATAGAAATCTTCAATCTCTGGAAACTGCTTTTGTAGGATAGGCACAAATACTTCATTGAGTGCCACACCGAGCACGGCAGGCTCATCAGGTGGACGCCCAGTGTAAGTGCTGTGGTAGATAGGATCGCGACGCATGGTGATGTGCGTAATAGTAAAGACGTGATGCTGCTCTTTTTCGTTGTAGTAGCCCGTATGATCGCCGTACGGACCTTCATCGGCAAACTCATTCGGATCGATGTAGCCTTCCAGCACAATCTCAGCACTGGCAGGCACTTCCAAGTCATTACTGATCGATTGGACTACTTCGGTTTTGCTGCCACGCAATAGGCCCGCGAAAGCGTACTCTGATAGAGTGTCTGGCACTGGCGTCACCGCGCCAAGAATGGTCGCCGGATCAGCACCAAACGCTACCGACACAGGAAATGGTTGGCCTGGGTTTGCCTCCATCCAATCACGCAGATCCAAGGCACCGCCACGATGAGCAAGCCAGCGCATGATGATTTTGTTCTTAGCGATTTTCTGCTGTCGATAAATGCCCAGATTTTGCCGCTTTTTGTATGGACCTCGAGTGACAGTGAGCCCCCAAGTAAGTAAGGGCGCAACATCCTCAGCCCAGCAACTCATGACAGGGATCTTGTCTAGGTCAACCTCATCGCCCTGCCACACTATCTCTTGGCACGGCGCTTTACGCAGCTTTTTGGCGGGCATATTGAGTACTTGCCTGAACAGTGGGATCTTATCCAGTGCATCTTTAAAGCCGCGTGGCGGTTCAGGCTCTTTGAGGTAAGCCAGCAATTTCCCAACTTCACGTAGCTCTTTGACCTCACTTCGCCCCATGCCCATGGCGACACGCTCAGGCGTACCAAATAGATTAGTGAGCACGGGAACGTTTGAGCCAATCGGGTTTTCAAACAGCAAAGCAGGCCCCGCCGCACGCAGCGTGCGATCGCTGATTTCTGTCATTTCATAGGCAGGGTCGACAGGGTGAGTAATGCGTTTCAGTTGACCATGCCGTTCAAGATGGTCAAGAAATTCACGTAAATCCTTAAAACTCATAGGCCTTTTGCGTAAAGTGATTAAACTTGACGCAGTATAACAAATCGTTTTCCGCTGCGAGGTGATTTTATTGCGCTTTTCGCCTTGGCTATTGCAAAGCCTGTAAAATCAACCCGCGCTTTACGCGATTATTGCCTGCTATCACCTCTTCCAGCCAACTTGAGTGTCCTTGTTTCGCTAGCTCTCTCGCCACTAAAGGCGCGTCGTCCGGCAGAGCCATTCTGGTAATCAGAAACTGTTTCACTTCGGCAGTTAAAGGGTTGGCTTTGGTGAGTAAGGTGATCGCCTGCGCTTTCAAGCTGGGATTCTGCGTTGAAGACATGATTTGCCGCCAAGAAAAGTCGTCGCCCACTGAGGCGAGGCGCTCTAACTCATTCTGACTGACATGGTCCGCCTTCATGCGCCATAAAAGATTGTACATCTCAGCTTCTTCACTGACTTGAGCAAGGCGCACCACGACTGAGGAAGGAGGTAGCCAAGTGGTCAACGGCGTGGCGGTCAACTGCTTGACCAAACTGTCTAAAGCCTCTGGGGATAAACTATCTAGCTCTCGGATCAGCAACGCTTCTCGCATTTGCACTAAGGATTGCGACCCCGCCAACCAAGTTTGCAACTGCAATTCACCGCGTTCGGCGGCGAGAATGAAATCCAACGTGGTTTGATCCTGTTTCCAGCGTTTCAATAAGCGATTAGCGACCGCAGGATAATTGAAGGCCGGGACGGTAAACTCATAACCATCGCCTTTTTCAACCACTTGGTAGCTCGGGATCATTTTGATTTGCGATTCAACAAAAATCGCCATTCTGGGCGTTAAAATAACGTCTTGTTTCTCTAGTTTATCGAGTAAAAGAAAACGCACGACTTCTTGTTGGGGCAGAGCTAGACGCTCCAATGCGAACTTGAGTTCATTGGCTTGATCTCGAGCGACATACTCAAGCAGTTCAGCGACTTTACTGTGAACTTGTTGGTCCTGAAGCCACTGCTGTGCGGTCGCTGTCTGCATTTCCTGAGCAGACACAAGTACCGGACCGAAAAGAAGTGACGTGGTCAGGAGTAGCGAAGACAACATTCCTTGTTGCATGTTAACCTCCCGATAACATTTTCATCCATTCTGAAGAGTTCTCGGTGGAATTGCAAACAAAAACGCCACTGAAGACAGTGGCGTTTTTATGGTCAATCCATTACTGGCGACGCATGGCGTCAAAGAATTCGTCGTTGGTTTTAGTCATCGCCAACTTGTCGATCAAGAATTCCATCGCGTCCGTCTCGCCCATCGGATGTACAATCTTGCGCAGAATCCACATTTTCTGCAGTTCATCGGTCTTGGTTAGGAGCTCTTCACGACGAGTACCTGAGCGATTGAAATCAATCGCAGGGAAGACACGCTTCTCAGCAATCTTACGGTTTAGGTGCAGTTCCATGTTACCTGTACCTTTAAACTCTTCGTAGATCACTTCGTCCATCTTAGAACCCGTATCCACGAGCGCAGTCGCGATAATGGTCAGGCTACCGCCCTCTTCCACATTACGTGCCGCACCGAAGAAACGCTTAGGACGATGCAGCGCGTTCGCATCCACACCACCGGTCAGTACTTTACCCGAAGAAGGCACAACCGTGTTGTATGCACGCGCAAGACGAGTAATCGAATCCAGCAGAATCACCACATCTTTCTTGTGTTCAACCAAGCGTTTCGCTTTTTCGATGACCATCTCAGCCACTTGTACGTGACGAGAAGCTGGCTCATCAAACGTCGAAGCCACCACTTCGCCTTTTACTAGGCGCTGCATTTCGGTCACTTCTTCTGGGCGTTCATCAATCAGCAACACCATCAACACACATTCTGGGTGGTTGTAAGTGATGCTCTGTGCGATGTTTTGCAGCAGCATGGTTTTACCCGCTTTTGGCGGAGCCACGATCAAACCACGCTGGCCTTTACCAATCGGCGATGCCAAATCTAATACACGCGCAGTGATATCTTCTGTCGAGCCATTACCGCGCTCCATCACCATACGCTCATTGGCGTGCAGAGGAGTTAAGTTTTCAAACAGGATTTTATTACGTGCGTTGTCTGGTCGATCATCGTTAACCGTGTTGACTTTCAGCAGTGCAAAGTAACGTTCGCCATCTTTTGGTGGACGAATTTTGCCTGCGATCGAATCGCCCGTGCGCAAGTTAAAACGACGAATCTGGCTTGGTGATACATAAATATCATCCGGACCCGCCAAGTACGAACTGTCTGCACTACGTAGGAAACCAAAGCCGTCTTGCAGAATTTCCAGAACCCCATCGCCAAAAATATCTTCGCCGCTTTTTGCGTGAGCTTTTAGGATGGCGAAGATAATGTCTTGTTTACGTAAACGTGCCAGGTTTTCCAGACCTAAGCTTTCACCAAGCTTAACAAGGTCGGATACCGGGATGTTTTTCAATTCGGTAAGGTTCATGGTGGTGGATTCTTGTTTAGTCAAAATAAGATCTATTTTCTAGTTAAGATGGATTTGGTCTCAGGATCGACCAAGAAGAGAAAGTTGTTTAATTAACGTGCGATAAATTAGCACTAAAAATAATCCTAGTCCAGAGTTTGAAAAAACAAAACCGTGCATTTGAGATTCTGCACGGTTTCGTTTCTAACCACTTATGGATTATAGGTTTGCATCCAAAAACTCTTTCAATTGAGTTTTTGATAGCGCACCCACTTTTGTCGCTGCCACGCTGCCGTCTTTGAACAACAGCAAGGTTGGAATACCGCGAATGCCAAATTTAGGTGGTGTGCCTGCATTATGGTCGATATTTAGTTTACCGATAGTGAGTTTGCCTTGATACTCTTCAGCAACTTCATCCAGAATCGGCGCAATCATCTTACAAGGACCACACCATTCTGCCCAAAAGTCTACCAGTACCGGGCCTGCAGCCTTAAGAACGTCGTTTTCAAAACCTTCATCAGTCAGCTGCAAAATCTTATCACTCATCTTCCACTCCAATGTGTTTTTTTGAAACTGGTTGGGTGATAACCAGTAATTTGATGGTCTATTGGAATGTATTTGCTTTCTTAATGCAAGCTTTAGCTGATATTCTATAGCGATGAAAAAGACGCATATCACAGAGCAAAAGTTCGCCGACTTCGGGTTGCATCCGCAAGTTATTGAAGGATTGGACAAAAAAGGGTTTGAGTTTTGCACCCCGATCCAAGCCTTGGCGCTGCCGGTACTGCTCTCCGGCCAAGACATCGCAGGCCAGGCCCAAACCGGGACTGGTAAAACGCTCGCGTTTCTTACTGCTACCTTTAACCATCTACTGACTACGCCAGCACATGAAGGCCGTCAGCCAACCCAGCCGCGTGCGATTATCATGGCGCCAACGCGTGAACTGGCTATCCAGATTTACAACGATGCCGAACCTTTGATCGCCAGCACCGGCATCAAAGCAGCCTTAGCTTACGGCGGTGAAAGCTACGATAAGCAACTAGCCAAACTGCAAGACGGCGTGGATGTGTTGATCGGCACGACAGGCCGTATTATTGACTTCTACAAACAGCGCGTATTTGGCTTAAACAACATTCAAGCCGTGGTGTTGGATGAAGCGGATCGCATGTTCGATCTTGGCTTTATTAAAGACATCCGTTTCTTGTTCCGCCGTATGCCGGCACCCCAAGAACGTTTGAACATGCTGTTTTCTGCAACACTCTCTTACCGCGTGCAGGAACTGGCGTTTGAGCACATGCACAATCCTGAACATGTGGTGGTGGAACCTGCACAAAAAACCGGCCATCGCATTCAAGAAGAGCTGTTCTATCCTTCCAATGAAGACAAAATGGCCCTGCTACAAACGCTGATTGAAGAAGAATGGCCAGATCGTGCGATCGTCTTTGCCAACACCAAACATCGCTGTGAATCGATTTGGGCTCATCTGGCGGGCGACAACCACCGTGTTGGCTTACTGACGGGTGATGTCCCTCAGAAGAAACGCGAAAAAATTCTTGAGCAATTTACTCAAGGCGCGGTAGACATTCTGGTCGCCACCGATGTCGCGGCACGTGGCTTACATATCCCACAAGTCACGCACGTGTTTAACTACGACTTACCTGACGATTGCGAAGACTATGTTCACCGTATCGGTCGTACAGGCCGTGCTGGCGCAAGTGGTCATTCGATTAGCTTTGCTTGCGAAGAGTACGCGATTAACCTGCCAGCGATTGAAGAGTACATCGAACACGCCATCCCGGTTTCTGAGTACGACCACGACGCACTGATCAAAGATCTCCCGGCCCCCGTTCGTACCCCATCAGCGCGTTCACAACAGCGCCGAACCAACACCAGCGGCGCACGTTCTGGAGACAGAAAGTCAAACAACCGCCGTCCGCGTGGACCTCGCCAACCAAGGGAAGCCTAAACCGTTTATGAGCCAGACAGGAACATCACCGCTCTATGCCGCCATCGACCTCGGGTCGAACAGTTTTCATATGCTCGTTGTGCGTCATATCGATGGCAGCGTTCAGACTATGGCCAAAATCAAGCGCAAAGTTCGCCTTGCTGCGGGCCTAGATGAACACCATGCGCTTAGCATGGAAGCGATGCAGCGTGGATGGGACTGCCTGAGCCTGTTTGCAGAAAGGCTGCAAGATATCCCGGCAGAGAATATTCGTATTGTCGGCACCGCGACCCTGCGAACGGCAACCAATGTGGATCTCTTCCTACAAAAGGCCAACCAGATCCTCGGCCATCCGATTGAAGTGATCAGCGGCGAAGAAGAAGCAGCGACGATCTACAAAGGCGTCGCGCACACCTCTGGCGGCAGTGGTCGCCGCCTAGTGGTAGACATCGGCGGCGCAAGTACCGAGCTGATTATTGGCGAAGGCTTTGAAGCCAAAGCGCTAACCAGCCTGCGTATGGGTTGCGTGACGTGGTTGGAAAACTTCTTTAAAGACCGCCAGCTCAATGCGCGCAACTTCGACAACGCCATTGAAGGTGCAAAACAAATCCTCAAACCAGTGCTTGCGCAATACAAAGAGCTGGGCTGGGATGTGTGTGTCGGCGCGTCCGGCACTGTCCAAGCGCTACAAGAGATCATGTTGGCGCAGGGCATGGACGAAGTGATTACTCACGCCAAGCTCAAGCGTCTACAAAAGCAAGCCATGCTCGCCGACCATCTCGAAGAGCTGGAAATTGAAGGGCTCACTTTAGAACGTGCGTTAGTCTTTCCTAGCGGTTTATCGATTCTGATTGCGGTTTTTGAACTGCTGGAGATCGATGCCATGACACTGGCTGGCGGCGCGCTGCGTGAAGGACTCGCCTACGAAATGATGGAAGAGCTCCGTCAAGACGACATCCGCTCTCGCACCATTGCCAGCATACAAACTCGCTATCAACTCGACAGTCAATATGGTCAACAAGTGGCGTCTCTCGCACTGCGCTTGCTAGAACAAGCTGGCGGCGAGGAGTGGATAGCCGAGCCTCAAGGCAAAGTGTTGCTAGAAACCACCGCGAAGTTGCACGAAATCGGTTTGACCATCGATTACAAGAAAGGCGGTGAACACAGCGCTTACTTGCTGCAGCACCTTGATTTACCGGGCTTTACTCGCGCGCAGAAATTCTTTATCGGTGAACTAGCGAGACGCTATCGAGATCAGCTTACGTCACTCCCCGAACAGCATGCGCTGTCCGGTAACAGCGCCAAACGCGTGCTGCGCTTGCTGCGCCTCGCGGTGTTGCTGTCGCATCGTCGTCGTCCTGAACTGGAACCTCAAATCACGCTCATTGCCGAAAGCGACAAACTCACGCTGCAAATCAGCGCTGGCTGGCTAGCGCAAAACCCGCTGACGGCAGCAGAACTGGAAACCGAAGCCAATCGCCAGACCGACATTGGTTGGCCAATGGTGATTGAAGCGAACTAACGCTTTGAATCGACATTGAACAGCAAAAAGCCCAAGTTGTTATCACTTGGGCTTTTTCTTTGCACTTGACTCTTTCTCTTAGCGCGAGCTTTGCGCCAAAGTAAATTGCGGATTCACCGCCGTGAGTTTCTTGGTCAAATAGTTGAGTAGCACGCCATACATGGGCACAAAGAGTCCCAAGCTGATCACCAATTTAAAGCCGTAATCCACCAGCGCGATTTCCGTCCAGTGCTCCGCCATAAACGGATCGGGGCTTTGGTAAAAAGCGATGGCAAAAAAGGCGATTGTATCGAGCGCGTTACCAAACAAAGTGGAACAGGTTGGCGCAACCCACCACTGCTTCATTTGACGCAGACGGTTAAACACATGCACATCCATGATCTGTCCCAGCAGGTAAGCCATAAAGCTGGCGATAGCGATACGTGCGACAAACAGATTAAACTCACTCAGATGGGAAAAGCCTTGAAACTGCCCCTCAAAAAACAGCACCGAAAGCACGTAAGAGACCGCCAGTGCAGGCAACATCACTAAGAAAATGATTCTTCTTGCCAAGGCTGCGCCAAACACACGTACCGTAAGATCGGTTGCAAGGAAGATAAATGGGAACGTAAAAGCGCCCCAAGTGGTGTGTAAACCAAAGACGGTAAAGGGTAATTGCACCAAATAGTTACTGGAAGCAATGATGACTAAATGGAATAAAACCAGATAGATAAGGGCGTTGCGCTGCTGCGCAGGGGTAAAGTGACTCATGCGATACCTTTTTAGTTTGGTTTGGGGGCGAGGGAACCCAAATCGAATGCATCAGAAAACCGACACAATTCTTACCAACAATGTTATAGAAAATAGGAAACTGGCCGCTAATGCAGCGGCGGGCGATTATACCTTAATCAGTTTTTCACACAAGCCACGAAAAACAGGCAATCGTTTAAGCGCGATAAATTTCCCGACATCCATAAAAAAGGATGTTTCATGTGAAACATCCTATTCAAAAATAAGCCTTTTCTTTTATCTGTGTATGAAGGAGATACAGCTAAAATTGTTGGCGAAACAGTTGCGCCAGAAAATCCATCTCCTCACGACTCTCTGCAACACTTAAGGATTCAAACCACACCGCTTCACTGTAATGCTCAGCTTTAAGAAACAAGTGACGCCCTTCAAAGTCAATCAGCCAGCTATGGATGTCACCGTCCCACTGCGTTTCCAATACTTGAGCCGAAAGCAATTTGACTAAACGTTCGCCCAGTTGAGGAAACGTATCGAGATTAAAGCTCGGCGTGGTGATCAGCAAACGCCCCTCTTCGGCCAGATAGTCCGCCAACCCAAATTCCTTGTGCGTCTCAACCATAATTCGTGATGTGCTCCTGAATCAAATCTAAAAACGGATCGGCGTATTTTTCCAACTTGCGCTGCCCCACACCACTC
This Vibrio navarrensis DNA region includes the following protein-coding sequences:
- the ubiD gene encoding 4-hydroxy-3-polyprenylbenzoate decarboxylase, whose protein sequence is MSFKDLREFLDHLERHGQLKRITHPVDPAYEMTEISDRTLRAAGPALLFENPIGSNVPVLTNLFGTPERVAMGMGRSEVKELREVGKLLAYLKEPEPPRGFKDALDKIPLFRQVLNMPAKKLRKAPCQEIVWQGDEVDLDKIPVMSCWAEDVAPLLTWGLTVTRGPYKKRQNLGIYRQQKIAKNKIIMRWLAHRGGALDLRDWMEANPGQPFPVSVAFGADPATILGAVTPVPDTLSEYAFAGLLRGSKTEVVQSISNDLEVPASAEIVLEGYIDPNEFADEGPYGDHTGYYNEKEQHHVFTITHITMRRDPIYHSTYTGRPPDEPAVLGVALNEVFVPILQKQFPEIEDFYLPPEGCSYRMAVVTMKKQYPGHAKRVMMGVWSFLRQFMYTKFVIVCDESVNARDWNEVVKAMTEHMEPVQDTLMIDNTPIDSLDFASPVVGLGSKMGLDATIKWPAELATRTPVPERESHAIAECDLLALKQQHPEIVDLYLPPSANHQFVIASMKKERAGQSQTLLKHLWDFFAPYADIKFIILCDDDVNVQDWHDIIWAVTTRMDPLRDTVQVKCSGSSKLGLDATNKFAPEVVREWGSPIKKDPQLVAKIDAIWHELGIL
- the gppA gene encoding guanosine-5'-triphosphate,3'-diphosphate diphosphatase, yielding MSQTGTSPLYAAIDLGSNSFHMLVVRHIDGSVQTMAKIKRKVRLAAGLDEHHALSMEAMQRGWDCLSLFAERLQDIPAENIRIVGTATLRTATNVDLFLQKANQILGHPIEVISGEEEAATIYKGVAHTSGGSGRRLVVDIGGASTELIIGEGFEAKALTSLRMGCVTWLENFFKDRQLNARNFDNAIEGAKQILKPVLAQYKELGWDVCVGASGTVQALQEIMLAQGMDEVITHAKLKRLQKQAMLADHLEELEIEGLTLERALVFPSGLSILIAVFELLEIDAMTLAGGALREGLAYEMMEELRQDDIRSRTIASIQTRYQLDSQYGQQVASLALRLLEQAGGEEWIAEPQGKVLLETTAKLHEIGLTIDYKKGGEHSAYLLQHLDLPGFTRAQKFFIGELARRYRDQLTSLPEQHALSGNSAKRVLRLLRLAVLLSHRRRPELEPQITLIAESDKLTLQISAGWLAQNPLTAAELETEANRQTDIGWPMVIEAN
- the trxA gene encoding thioredoxin TrxA, with the protein product MSDKILQLTDEGFENDVLKAAGPVLVDFWAEWCGPCKMIAPILDEVAEEYQGKLTIGKLNIDHNAGTPPKFGIRGIPTLLLFKDGSVAATKVGALSKTQLKEFLDANL
- a CDS encoding DUF3630 family protein — its product is MVETHKEFGLADYLAEEGRLLITTPSFNLDTFPQLGERLVKLLSAQVLETQWDGDIHSWLIDFEGRHLFLKAEHYSEAVWFESLSVAESREEMDFLAQLFRQQF
- the rho gene encoding transcription termination factor Rho, with product MNLTELKNIPVSDLVKLGESLGLENLARLRKQDIIFAILKAHAKSGEDIFGDGVLEILQDGFGFLRSADSSYLAGPDDIYVSPSQIRRFNLRTGDSIAGKIRPPKDGERYFALLKVNTVNDDRPDNARNKILFENLTPLHANERMVMERGNGSTEDITARVLDLASPIGKGQRGLIVAPPKAGKTMLLQNIAQSITYNHPECVLMVLLIDERPEEVTEMQRLVKGEVVASTFDEPASRHVQVAEMVIEKAKRLVEHKKDVVILLDSITRLARAYNTVVPSSGKVLTGGVDANALHRPKRFFGAARNVEEGGSLTIIATALVDTGSKMDEVIYEEFKGTGNMELHLNRKIAEKRVFPAIDFNRSGTRREELLTKTDELQKMWILRKIVHPMGETDAMEFLIDKLAMTKTNDEFFDAMRRQ
- a CDS encoding 7-cyano-7-deazaguanine/7-aminomethyl-7-deazaguanine transporter gives rise to the protein MSHFTPAQQRNALIYLVLFHLVIIASSNYLVQLPFTVFGLHTTWGAFTFPFIFLATDLTVRVFGAALARRIIFLVMLPALAVSYVLSVLFFEGQFQGFSHLSEFNLFVARIAIASFMAYLLGQIMDVHVFNRLRQMKQWWVAPTCSTLFGNALDTIAFFAIAFYQSPDPFMAEHWTEIALVDYGFKLVISLGLFVPMYGVLLNYLTKKLTAVNPQFTLAQSSR
- the rhlB gene encoding ATP-dependent RNA helicase RhlB; translated protein: MKKTHITEQKFADFGLHPQVIEGLDKKGFEFCTPIQALALPVLLSGQDIAGQAQTGTGKTLAFLTATFNHLLTTPAHEGRQPTQPRAIIMAPTRELAIQIYNDAEPLIASTGIKAALAYGGESYDKQLAKLQDGVDVLIGTTGRIIDFYKQRVFGLNNIQAVVLDEADRMFDLGFIKDIRFLFRRMPAPQERLNMLFSATLSYRVQELAFEHMHNPEHVVVEPAQKTGHRIQEELFYPSNEDKMALLQTLIEEEWPDRAIVFANTKHRCESIWAHLAGDNHRVGLLTGDVPQKKREKILEQFTQGAVDILVATDVAARGLHIPQVTHVFNYDLPDDCEDYVHRIGRTGRAGASGHSISFACEEYAINLPAIEEYIEHAIPVSEYDHDALIKDLPAPVRTPSARSQQRRTNTSGARSGDRKSNNRRPRGPRQPREA